A region from the Dinoroseobacter shibae DFL 12 = DSM 16493 genome encodes:
- a CDS encoding DUF3299 domain-containing protein, producing the protein MFKSLSLVLGFVLNFAPAAAFAVEPREVTWADLAPPAAAIDNPFERLTPGQMDALRLILRHETRPTPTSAPEAALRVQELRDTLAKDGVDVDALFQARLDIIAHRQAAASRVNEGVLGAPVRMAGFVLPLSFEGERATEFLLVPTVGACIHTPPPAPNQVVHVVYPEGVEVTGLFTPVWINGALVAQSSRPTVRFSDGQAPVSVSYMMTADIVDYFSD; encoded by the coding sequence CTCGGTTTTGTACTGAACTTCGCCCCGGCGGCAGCCTTTGCTGTGGAGCCGCGCGAAGTCACCTGGGCCGACCTGGCCCCGCCGGCGGCGGCCATAGATAACCCGTTTGAGCGGCTGACGCCCGGGCAAATGGATGCGCTCCGATTGATTCTGCGGCACGAAACGCGGCCCACGCCGACCTCTGCGCCCGAAGCGGCCCTGCGTGTGCAGGAGCTGCGAGACACGCTGGCGAAGGATGGGGTCGACGTGGATGCGCTGTTCCAGGCGCGCCTGGACATCATCGCTCACCGGCAAGCTGCTGCTTCGCGCGTCAACGAAGGCGTCCTCGGCGCCCCCGTTCGGATGGCGGGTTTTGTTTTGCCCCTCTCGTTCGAAGGCGAAAGGGCAACCGAGTTTCTTTTGGTGCCTACGGTCGGCGCCTGCATTCATACGCCACCGCCGGCCCCCAATCAGGTCGTGCACGTTGTCTATCCCGAAGGTGTCGAGGTCACCGGTCTCTTTACGCCTGTCTGGATCAACGGGGCGCTTGTTGCACAAAGCTCTCGACCCACGGTACGCTTTTCCGACGGTCAGGCGCCCGTGTCGGTGAGCTATATGATGACAGCCGATATCGTCGACTACTTTTCTGATTGA